The following DNA comes from bacterium.
TTTTAAAAACTAATTTTGAACGGAGGTGATAAAAATGGAAACTCAACAAATGCCGCCGCAAAATACGCCGCCGGTAGCGCCGCAAGCGCCGCTGACTGACGAGCAGGATATCCAGCAGAATAAAATCTGGGCGCTTTTGAGCTATTTGGGAATTTTGTTTTTAATTCCGCTTTTAGCTAAAAAGGACAGCAAATTCGCTCAATTTCACGCAAAACAGGGAGTGATTTTGTTTGTTATATCGTTTGTTAGCGTTATACCGATAATCGGATGGATGTTATCACCTTTAGTGATATTTGTATTATTTATCGTATCCGTGATTGGTATAATAAATGTTTTGCAGGGTAAATATTGGAAAATTCCGGTGATTGGAGATTACGCGGAGAAGATAAATATATAAAATTTAATAAAATCTATTGATTCTAATACCGCGATATGAAACCCGCGGTATTTTGTTGTAAAATTAAAAGAATATGATATGATTTAAGTAAAGACAATCAAAAACAAAGCGATAAAATATTTGATTTTGAAGCACATTTTATCGCCCTTTGTAAAAACTTTTAATAAATTCATTTTTGGGCGATAAAATCTGAGCGAGGTGGAGTTGATGTAGCTATCTGGTATAATTGCGGCCGAGCGTCTGAAAAATTAAGTATTTTATCGCTTTGTATAAAATCTGTAGAATTATAAGAAATTTTATGCTTCACTCCATTGCTAAAATTTTTAGTAAAAGATTTATTGCACTTCCCGCTATTTTTATTTTCGGTTTTTTATTGTCTTTCCAAGCAGCGGAAGCGAAAAGTTACTCTTATGATTTAATTGATGTAAAAATCAATATAAATCAAGATTCCACTTTTGACGCGGAAGAACAGCAGACTTTTAATTATATCGGCGAGTATCATTCGGGCTGGCGGAGCATTTTGCTTAATAAAACCGATGGAATTTCAGATATTGAAGTTGTCGATGGTCAAACAGGGCAAAAATTGGCGTATAGCAGAAAAAGATTGGATAAATTGGATTCGGCAAGCTGGGGGCGCTTCACTTATTTCAAGGAAAATGGCGCTGAAAATATCGAATGGTATTATAATTTGGCGGATACAACCTATAAGTGGATCATTAAATATAAAGTTCATGGCGGTATTGGTTTTTTCCCTGATTATGACGAGTTGTATTGGAATGTTTTTACTGATTACGAAATGCCGGTAAAAGAAGCGACAGCGCAAATAATGCTTCCCGAAGAGGTTAATTACAGTAATGTGATTTTTAAAGCCTATAGAACCGATGTTTATCAGGAATATTTTATCGATAAGTCTCCTTTGCCTGACAAAAAAAGTTTTCTTTTTGAAGCTAAAAATTTTAAATCCAAAGAAGCGTTCACCGTCCAGCTGGATTGGCCCAAAGGCATAGTGAGCCAGTCCGCTTACTGGCAGGATTTTTTAAGGATTTATTTATTTTATCTTTTGGCAGGACTTATTACGTTTGCCAATTTGATTTTTATATTTGTTCACTGGTATTGGCGGGAAGTGCGGCCAAAAGGCAGGGGAACGATCATTCCGCAATACGCGCCGCCGGAAAATCTGCGTCCGGCAATGGCGGAAATATTGATCAAAGAAAGGGTGACGGATAAAGGCTGGTCGGCGACGGTAATTGATCTCGCGGTAAGGGGATATGTCAGGATTAAAGAAGATACTGCGGATTGGATGGATACCGCTAGAAATATTTTTCCGATCATTCCTATTATATTAATCTTGCTGATATTTATCACTCAGATCGTAAGATTTTCTGCTTATAAAAATTTTTGGTTTGCTGTTAGTTTTGGCGGCATATTCATGTGGCTTATTTTTATGTTCGTTAAACCTTTATGGGCATTGTTAAAAAACGGCTTAAAAGATTTTTTTGTTCCCAAAAATTATATATTGGAAGAAGTGGAAGACGCTGATAGGTCATCGCTGGAAGACTATGAAATTTTATTTTTAAGCGTGATT
Coding sequences within:
- a CDS encoding DUF2207 domain-containing protein; the encoded protein is MLHSIAKIFSKRFIALPAIFIFGFLLSFQAAEAKSYSYDLIDVKININQDSTFDAEEQQTFNYIGEYHSGWRSILLNKTDGISDIEVVDGQTGQKLAYSRKRLDKLDSASWGRFTYFKENGAENIEWYYNLADTTYKWIIKYKVHGGIGFFPDYDELYWNVFTDYEMPVKEATAQIMLPEEVNYSNVIFKAYRTDVYQEYFIDKSPLPDKKSFLFEAKNFKSKEAFTVQLDWPKGIVSQSAYWQDFLRIYLFYLLAGLITFANLIFIFVHWYWREVRPKGRGTIIPQYAPPENLRPAMAEILIKERVTDKGWSATVIDLAVRGYVRIKEDTADWMDTARNIFPIIPIILILLIFITQIVRFSAYKNFWFAVSFGGIFMWLIFMFVKPLWALLKNGLKDFFVPKNYILEEVEDADRSSLEDYEILFLSVIFGETKTFSTKAMKHASNARKRELFEAMEKLKEKLYSETTIDTGAFEIGVEKEKTGCGILAVAFIAVILIFAFFQTIVASFAIFLGAVFLNGILIYIYLNYEARLSKKGFILKEDWLGFKMYLETAERYRMQNLTPETFEKYLPYAIIFGIEKKWGKAFEASNIQNPSWYIGVYVGGGIHSGGFSQGGGFSPAGFSASFSSSFSSAFSSAGGVGSAGGGGGGGAGSAGGGGGGGGAG